A stretch of Geotrypetes seraphini chromosome 2, aGeoSer1.1, whole genome shotgun sequence DNA encodes these proteins:
- the LOC117354507 gene encoding zinc finger protein 432-like isoform X1 translates to MSAEASAQVPVTFEDIAVYFSQEEWEDLEEQQRELYKDVMKENYETLSSLGTGPPAVTPDIISHIERGEEPYIRFESGPEEREIGKSSCSDGEFRIKYEETLHGALAENLEWNKMIFPEGKSEVIYPCPYWGENCWIPCRPVKEENGSPRSSGGNSALYERHSTNVADAMRQRRNQTAKQYICIECGKTFGTKMHLTDHQRDHKRETAKRGRPFICTECGTSFSTKMHLTQHQRDHKREVAKRGRFFLCSECGKTFGTKMHLTEHQRDHKKEMTKRGKPFLCTKCGHSFSTKMHVTEHQRDHKEDLTKRWRLFLCVECGKTFATKMHLTLHQINQKKQLAGQILFAQ, encoded by the exons GTGCCAGTAACCTTTGAGGACATCGCCGTTTATTTCTCCCAGGAGGAATGGGAGGATTTAGAAGAACAACAGAGGGAACTTTACAAGGatgtgatgaaggagaattacgAGACTCTCAGCTCACTGG GAACAGGCCCTCCAGCTGTCACCCCTGATATTATATCTCACATTGAAAGAGGGGAAGAGCCATACATCAGGTTTGAGTCTGGaccagaggaaagagaaattgggaAAAGCAGCTGCTCAG ATGGTGAATTCAGGATCAAATATGAAGAGACGCTCCATGGGGCTCTTGCTGAGAATCTGGAATGGAACAAGATGATATTTCCAGAAGGCAAGAGCGAGGTTATTTACCcatgtccttactggggtgaaaACTGCTGGATTCCGTGTAGACCAGTGAAGGAAGAGAATGGCTCACCTAGGAGTTCAGGTGGGAATTCTGCTTTGTATGAGCGACACAGCACTAATGTTGCAGATGCCATGAGACAGCGGAGAAACCAGACAGCAAAACAATATATATGTATAGAGTGTGGGAAAACATTTGGCACGAAGATGCATCTCACGGATCATCAAAGAGACCACAAAAGGGAAACTGCCAAGAGAGGGAGACCCTTTATATGTACGGAGTGTGGAACAAGCTTCAGTACAAAGATGCATCTTACACAGCACCAGAGAGACCACAAAAGAGAAGTTGCCAAGCGAGGGAGATTCTTTTTATGTAGTGAGTGTGGGAAGACCTTTGGTACTAAGATGCACCTCACCGAGCATCAGAGAGACCACAAAAAAGAAATGACCAAGAGGGGGAAACCCTTTTTGTGCACAAAATGTGGCCATAGCTTCAGTACTAAGATGCATGTTACAGAGCATCAGAGAGACCACAAAGAAGACCTGACCAAGAGGTGGAGACTCTTTTTGTGTGTGGAATGTGGAAAGACTTTTGCTACGAAGATGCATTTGACACTACACCAGATAAACCAGAAAAAGCAACTGGCTGGACAGATCCTTTTTGCACAGTGa
- the LOC117354507 gene encoding zinc finger protein 432-like isoform X2 — translation MSAEASAQVPVTFEDIAVYFSQEEWEDLEEQQRELYKDVMKENYETLSSLGPPAVTPDIISHIERGEEPYIRFESGPEEREIGKSSCSDGEFRIKYEETLHGALAENLEWNKMIFPEGKSEVIYPCPYWGENCWIPCRPVKEENGSPRSSGGNSALYERHSTNVADAMRQRRNQTAKQYICIECGKTFGTKMHLTDHQRDHKRETAKRGRPFICTECGTSFSTKMHLTQHQRDHKREVAKRGRFFLCSECGKTFGTKMHLTEHQRDHKKEMTKRGKPFLCTKCGHSFSTKMHVTEHQRDHKEDLTKRWRLFLCVECGKTFATKMHLTLHQINQKKQLAGQILFAQ, via the exons GTGCCAGTAACCTTTGAGGACATCGCCGTTTATTTCTCCCAGGAGGAATGGGAGGATTTAGAAGAACAACAGAGGGAACTTTACAAGGatgtgatgaaggagaattacgAGACTCTCAGCTCACTGG GCCCTCCAGCTGTCACCCCTGATATTATATCTCACATTGAAAGAGGGGAAGAGCCATACATCAGGTTTGAGTCTGGaccagaggaaagagaaattgggaAAAGCAGCTGCTCAG ATGGTGAATTCAGGATCAAATATGAAGAGACGCTCCATGGGGCTCTTGCTGAGAATCTGGAATGGAACAAGATGATATTTCCAGAAGGCAAGAGCGAGGTTATTTACCcatgtccttactggggtgaaaACTGCTGGATTCCGTGTAGACCAGTGAAGGAAGAGAATGGCTCACCTAGGAGTTCAGGTGGGAATTCTGCTTTGTATGAGCGACACAGCACTAATGTTGCAGATGCCATGAGACAGCGGAGAAACCAGACAGCAAAACAATATATATGTATAGAGTGTGGGAAAACATTTGGCACGAAGATGCATCTCACGGATCATCAAAGAGACCACAAAAGGGAAACTGCCAAGAGAGGGAGACCCTTTATATGTACGGAGTGTGGAACAAGCTTCAGTACAAAGATGCATCTTACACAGCACCAGAGAGACCACAAAAGAGAAGTTGCCAAGCGAGGGAGATTCTTTTTATGTAGTGAGTGTGGGAAGACCTTTGGTACTAAGATGCACCTCACCGAGCATCAGAGAGACCACAAAAAAGAAATGACCAAGAGGGGGAAACCCTTTTTGTGCACAAAATGTGGCCATAGCTTCAGTACTAAGATGCATGTTACAGAGCATCAGAGAGACCACAAAGAAGACCTGACCAAGAGGTGGAGACTCTTTTTGTGTGTGGAATGTGGAAAGACTTTTGCTACGAAGATGCATTTGACACTACACCAGATAAACCAGAAAAAGCAACTGGCTGGACAGATCCTTTTTGCACAGTGa